In Bacillus sp. SM2101, one genomic interval encodes:
- a CDS encoding CDP-alcohol phosphatidyltransferase family protein, translating into MLDTHARKYVQPIFQRSAKGLLKIGLSANQTTVISFVIGITTGVFIYFDYTVLALVALWTSGFLDAVDGTMARLTKPSPFGTVLDVTFDRIVEISVILGLAFRYPEAMWSLLLLSVSIIVAMTIFLTVGAVTEKEGIKSFYYQPGLAERTEGFLLFSAMMIFTNVLVWLTLLFLVIEIFTTVQRLLEAKRILS; encoded by the coding sequence ATGCTTGATACACATGCGAGAAAGTACGTACAGCCTATCTTTCAAAGATCGGCAAAAGGTTTGTTGAAAATAGGTTTGTCTGCAAATCAAACAACTGTGATTTCGTTTGTTATTGGTATAACGACTGGTGTTTTTATTTATTTTGATTATACCGTATTAGCACTGGTCGCTTTATGGACTTCTGGTTTTTTAGATGCAGTTGATGGCACAATGGCACGACTAACTAAACCATCGCCATTTGGTACGGTCCTAGATGTAACATTCGATCGCATTGTAGAGATTAGTGTTATTTTAGGATTGGCATTTCGTTACCCTGAAGCGATGTGGAGCCTTTTATTATTAAGTGTTTCAATCATTGTTGCAATGACAATTTTCTTAACAGTCGGTGCAGTCACAGAGAAAGAAGGCATTAAATCTTTTTATTACCAACCTGGTTTAGCAGAGCGAACAGAAGGATTTTTACTTTTTTCAGCAATGATGATATTTACGAATGTGCTTGTATGGTTGACATTACTGTTTCTAGTGATTGAAATTTTTACAACAGTTCAGCGGTTATTAGAAGCAAAAAGAATTTTATCATAA
- a CDS encoding FAD-dependent oxidoreductase codes for MKKYDLVVIGGGAGGLTVAAGASSLGAKVALIEKEEQPGGDCLHYGCVPSKALIESAKIVHHAKTQTDQFGLQLQGKPSLDAAMTRVKVAINTIAKHDDADRFRSMGVDVYIGIGSFRSSHEIEISTGEVVYGKRVVISPGSRPFIPPIKGINDIDYITNETIFSLKEAPGRLLVIGGGPIGLELAQSLARFGSEVTVVERSDRLLSKEDEEIVPYVQKHLEDEMTIFTNATVEEVSKQSGHISVSIKKDDGQVQLQVDQILIASGRTPNTAKLNLSAAGVHVDQRGTIVVDDYLRTNIKHIFAVGDVNGRFPFTHVAGMEGKLIVQNAVLGISKKVNYDNVPWVTYTDPEVFHLGLTEREAKETYGDISVFSQPLADVDRFVSDHNTNGMVKIIANNKGKIIGAHAVGAGAGDWMQEIVYAKQYKQKIGSVSQVIHPYPNHAAAVQRTTDLYWREKLFNSSLPKITEKYIKWFR; via the coding sequence GTGAAAAAATACGACCTAGTAGTTATTGGTGGCGGTGCAGGTGGACTAACAGTCGCAGCGGGTGCTAGTTCATTAGGTGCAAAAGTAGCGTTGATTGAAAAGGAAGAACAGCCTGGTGGAGATTGCTTGCATTATGGCTGTGTTCCATCGAAAGCATTAATAGAGTCAGCTAAGATCGTACATCATGCGAAAACGCAAACTGATCAATTCGGACTACAATTACAAGGGAAACCATCGCTAGACGCAGCAATGACAAGAGTAAAAGTAGCAATTAATACGATAGCAAAACATGATGATGCCGATAGATTTCGGAGTATGGGAGTAGACGTATATATCGGTATCGGAAGCTTTCGATCCTCTCACGAAATCGAAATTAGTACAGGAGAAGTTGTGTACGGAAAGAGAGTTGTCATATCTCCTGGATCAAGGCCGTTTATTCCACCAATCAAAGGAATCAATGATATTGATTATATAACGAATGAAACAATCTTTTCTTTGAAAGAAGCTCCTGGTCGATTATTGGTCATTGGTGGAGGTCCTATTGGTTTAGAGCTTGCACAATCTTTGGCTCGCTTTGGTAGCGAGGTTACTGTAGTTGAGAGAAGTGATAGGCTGTTATCAAAAGAAGATGAAGAAATCGTTCCGTATGTACAAAAACATCTTGAAGATGAAATGACGATTTTTACGAATGCAACAGTAGAAGAGGTTAGTAAACAGTCTGGACATATATCCGTTTCTATAAAAAAGGACGATGGTCAGGTACAGTTGCAAGTAGACCAAATTCTCATTGCCTCTGGAAGAACTCCAAATACAGCAAAGCTAAATTTATCAGCTGCGGGTGTCCACGTTGATCAACGCGGCACTATTGTCGTAGACGACTATTTACGAACAAATATTAAACATATATTTGCGGTTGGGGATGTGAATGGAAGGTTTCCATTTACACATGTAGCCGGTATGGAAGGTAAGTTAATCGTACAAAATGCTGTGTTAGGAATCTCAAAAAAGGTCAATTATGATAACGTCCCATGGGTAACTTATACTGATCCAGAGGTGTTTCATCTAGGGTTGACTGAGAGGGAAGCAAAAGAGACATATGGAGATATTTCGGTATTCTCTCAACCTCTAGCTGATGTAGACAGGTTTGTAAGTGACCATAACACAAATGGTATGGTTAAAATTATTGCGAATAACAAAGGTAAAATAATCGGTGCTCATGCAGTAGGTGCAGGTGCAGGAGATTGGATGCAAGAAATCGTGTACGCAAAACAATATAAACAAAAAATTGGCTCAGTTTCTCAAGTAATACACCCATATCCAAACCATGCTGCAGCTGTACAGCGGACAACTGATTTGTATTGGCGTGAAAAGCTGTTTAATAGCTCGTTACCGAAAATTACAGAAAAGTATATAAAATGGTTTCGATAA
- a CDS encoding YjcZ family sporulation protein: MYCGSGCYGYPGYGYGGPYGGSSFVLLVILFILLIIVGATVFMY, encoded by the coding sequence ATGTATTGCGGATCTGGTTGTTATGGATATCCTGGTTATGGATATGGTGGACCATACGGTGGGTCGTCATTTGTATTACTTGTAATATTGTTTATCCTATTAATAATCGTAGGTGCGACCGTATTTATGTATTAG
- a CDS encoding Crp/Fnr family transcriptional regulator, producing the protein MDKLLFLSQISLLEELSNEELQVIDELSSMKPVKKGTIIIDPNLPIKALFFLKKGQVRLYRMNAQGKEFTLDILTDGNIFGETSTLSLIDDQVYAQAMTDTYLCVMGKSEFESFIEKNPKIALKFISILSARLKDIYEMSEKIALGDVKYRVLYLLLKLSEKSGKRKNEWQTIEMKLTHQDIATMVGSTRETTSTIISQLKKEGFLKKGIRSLAIHVDNVNKHINSQYL; encoded by the coding sequence ATGGATAAATTATTATTCTTATCTCAAATTAGTTTGTTAGAAGAATTATCAAATGAAGAGTTGCAAGTAATTGATGAATTAAGTTCGATGAAGCCAGTCAAAAAAGGAACAATTATCATAGATCCTAATCTTCCGATAAAAGCTTTGTTTTTTTTAAAAAAGGGACAAGTTCGCCTATATCGTATGAATGCACAAGGAAAAGAGTTTACGTTAGATATTTTAACTGATGGAAATATTTTCGGAGAAACATCTACCCTCTCTCTTATAGATGACCAAGTATATGCACAAGCAATGACTGACACATATTTATGTGTGATGGGGAAATCAGAATTTGAATCATTTATCGAGAAAAATCCGAAAATTGCCTTGAAGTTTATTTCAATACTTTCTGCTCGCTTAAAAGATATTTACGAAATGAGTGAAAAAATAGCACTCGGCGATGTAAAATATCGTGTCTTATATTTATTACTGAAACTTAGTGAAAAATCCGGAAAAAGAAAAAACGAGTGGCAAACAATTGAAATGAAACTTACACACCAGGATATTGCTACAATGGTCGGATCGACTCGTGAGACAACAAGTACAATCATAAGCCAGCTTAAGAAAGAAGGGTTTCTTAAGAAAGGAATTCGTTCATTAGCAATCCATGTCGACAATGTAAACAAACACATTAATAGTCAGTACCTATAA
- a CDS encoding stage VI sporulation protein F, with amino-acid sequence MDNNLFKNIEKKTGVKMKDVFELANSVQHANFQDEKQVRQIVKRVAELARRDVPKELEDKIVSSIINDGKKIDFGTIANMLNKK; translated from the coding sequence ATGGATAATAATTTATTTAAAAATATTGAGAAGAAAACAGGAGTTAAAATGAAGGATGTTTTCGAATTAGCCAATTCAGTACAACATGCAAACTTCCAAGATGAAAAACAAGTTAGGCAAATTGTGAAAAGAGTAGCTGAGTTAGCTAGACGTGACGTTCCAAAAGAGCTTGAGGATAAAATCGTCAGTTCTATTATTAATGATGGGAAAAAGATTGATTTTGGAACGATAGCGAATATGTTAAACAAGAAGTGA
- a CDS encoding ATP-dependent helicase has protein sequence MDCAIHHDRLIELDSQHRENLQRLYENSLRGEITCKDCGAEVRLYLGMSKQPHFYHKTTSCQNVKVVPVHQPKENEADSTINFVEQNGFRIPKSRTISSTVLEKQMIWQPAKTVKTIQTFKNDTTKEYVKYATNIQLDSLQWDAVKHTEGPLLILAGAGSGKTRVLTTRTLYMIKDKKVDPASMILVTFTTKAAKEMKQRLLSYGISSATISRMVIGTFHSIFYKILLHHTPEQWQSDKLIKWEWQREQLVKQAGMEINLDEKQFAYDEALQKISYWKNTLLEPMDIKPTDEWEEKLGFLYLRYEQLKKEKSLFDFDDMLVGCLQLFQHNEQLLKKYQQRFHYFLIDEFQDINKVQYKIIQLLSNHTKNLCVVGDDDQSIYAFRGSDPSFILHFSTDYPNCKTVILAENYRSTHHIVQSANTVISENSIRHQKNMISQNNNQHVPTVFYPYDEEEEATMIVTDLKEKIANGAGPNDFAIFYRTHSASRAIFERLTQSSLPFTIEQDSESFYQRRTVKSLVAHLRLSLDPNNSNAIRDILTAQFLKQSIYQDLKAITILEDCSFVDGLAYLQNVQPFQKRKLQKIVPLFKTLANLPPIQAIEKIEQEMSFAEFLKKRGNEGNAIERGSDDVRDLKVVAKKFTNLPQLIEHIDHMIAMNKEMKELSKQYNNSITLSTIHRAKGLEYKNVYVLGAVDGSLPHDYALESFRNGDIRILEEERRLLYVAMTRAQDSLYLSIPHMRRGKKAKRSRFLASIIR, from the coding sequence ATGGACTGTGCAATACATCATGATCGCCTTATTGAACTAGATTCTCAGCATAGAGAAAATCTCCAGCGCCTCTATGAAAATAGTCTTCGAGGAGAAATTACGTGTAAAGATTGTGGTGCAGAAGTTCGATTATATCTAGGCATGTCAAAGCAACCACATTTTTATCACAAAACGACATCCTGTCAAAACGTCAAGGTGGTACCAGTTCATCAACCAAAAGAAAACGAGGCTGATAGCACTATTAATTTTGTTGAACAAAATGGATTTCGCATACCAAAATCACGTACTATTTCATCAACGGTCTTGGAAAAGCAAATGATATGGCAGCCTGCAAAAACCGTAAAAACAATCCAAACATTTAAAAATGATACAACAAAAGAGTACGTTAAATACGCAACCAACATTCAGCTAGATTCATTACAATGGGATGCGGTAAAGCATACAGAAGGTCCACTTCTTATTCTTGCTGGTGCTGGGAGTGGAAAGACTCGTGTCTTAACTACAAGAACACTCTATATGATTAAAGATAAAAAAGTAGATCCAGCTAGCATGATACTCGTTACATTTACAACTAAAGCGGCAAAAGAAATGAAACAACGCCTACTTTCTTACGGGATATCATCAGCAACGATCAGTCGAATGGTAATAGGAACTTTCCATAGTATTTTTTACAAAATACTTCTACACCACACCCCTGAGCAATGGCAAAGCGACAAACTCATCAAATGGGAATGGCAAAGAGAACAGCTTGTTAAACAAGCGGGGATGGAAATCAATTTAGATGAAAAGCAGTTTGCTTACGACGAAGCCCTTCAAAAAATTAGTTATTGGAAAAACACATTGTTGGAACCGATGGATATAAAACCTACAGACGAATGGGAAGAAAAGCTAGGATTTTTATATTTGCGCTACGAACAATTGAAAAAGGAAAAATCTTTATTCGACTTTGACGATATGCTTGTTGGTTGCTTACAGCTTTTCCAACATAATGAACAACTGTTAAAAAAGTATCAGCAACGCTTCCACTATTTTTTAATCGATGAATTTCAAGATATTAATAAAGTCCAATACAAGATCATTCAATTGCTCTCAAATCATACGAAAAACCTTTGTGTAGTTGGGGATGATGATCAATCTATTTATGCCTTTCGAGGAAGTGACCCATCGTTTATTTTACATTTCTCTACAGATTACCCTAATTGCAAAACAGTTATATTAGCAGAAAACTATCGTTCTACACATCATATTGTCCAAAGTGCAAATACGGTAATATCAGAGAATAGTATTCGTCATCAAAAAAATATGATATCACAAAATAATAATCAACATGTACCAACTGTTTTTTATCCTTATGATGAAGAAGAGGAAGCGACAATGATTGTCACTGATTTAAAAGAAAAAATTGCAAATGGGGCAGGGCCAAATGATTTTGCCATCTTTTATCGAACCCACTCCGCTTCTAGAGCCATATTTGAGAGGTTGACACAGTCTAGCTTACCTTTCACTATTGAACAGGATAGTGAATCTTTTTATCAAAGGAGAACTGTTAAAAGCTTAGTTGCACATTTACGCTTAAGCTTAGACCCAAATAATAGCAATGCTATTCGGGATATCTTAACTGCACAGTTTTTAAAGCAATCAATCTATCAAGATTTGAAAGCAATTACTATATTAGAAGATTGTTCATTTGTAGATGGACTAGCATATCTTCAAAATGTCCAACCTTTTCAAAAAAGAAAGTTACAAAAAATAGTTCCTTTGTTTAAAACTTTAGCTAACCTACCACCTATCCAAGCTATAGAAAAAATCGAACAAGAGATGAGCTTTGCTGAATTTCTTAAAAAAAGAGGGAATGAAGGCAATGCTATTGAAAGAGGGTCAGATGATGTACGTGACCTAAAGGTTGTTGCTAAGAAATTTACAAATCTTCCCCAACTCATTGAGCACATTGATCACATGATTGCAATGAATAAAGAAATGAAGGAACTTAGTAAGCAATATAACAACTCAATTACTTTATCAACTATCCATCGAGCGAAGGGGCTAGAGTATAAAAACGTATACGTGTTAGGGGCTGTGGACGGTAGCCTTCCACACGATTATGCATTAGAATCGTTTCGAAATGGCGATATTCGTATCCTTGAGGAAGAGCGACGCTTATTATATGTTGCAATGACACGTGCGCAAGACTCTTTATACTTGTCTATACCTCATATGCGACGTGGTAAAAAAGCTAAGCGTTCACGTTTCTTAGCTTCAATAATAAGATAA
- a CDS encoding MBL fold metallo-hydrolase has protein sequence MKLCNIQHDSYYFHAAVNIGYVKAGDQGLLIDAGLDKSSIKKVIKELDKEQLPLTHLFITHAHADHFGGAAHLQKTKDVFTMAPPLEEAVLRYPILEPIYLFQGNHPLPEMRNKFLEGEAIRIDQVLNEGNHEIDAFTFECISFPGHSENQMGIKINEILYCGDAYFSIEQLQKHKIPYIVDCQHTINTLEKCLGIDCYGAVPGHGEFETSFQRTIRGNIVYHHQILDWMSDYFKLKEAGVSHEELVRDACEAWEVSLPFVSSWMLYRTAITAYATKLVKDDLVELSIKDFALSFNWKS, from the coding sequence ATGAAGTTATGCAACATTCAACACGATTCTTATTATTTTCATGCTGCGGTCAATATTGGTTATGTGAAAGCGGGTGACCAAGGGTTGTTGATTGACGCAGGTCTCGATAAGAGTTCAATAAAAAAAGTAATTAAAGAGCTTGATAAAGAACAGTTACCTCTTACTCACCTATTTATTACTCATGCACATGCGGACCACTTTGGAGGTGCTGCGCATTTACAAAAAACAAAAGACGTATTTACGATGGCTCCGCCACTTGAGGAGGCAGTTTTACGGTATCCTATTTTGGAGCCAATATATTTATTTCAAGGAAACCATCCTTTACCAGAAATGAGAAATAAGTTCTTGGAAGGTGAAGCTATCAGAATTGACCAAGTACTAAATGAAGGTAACCATGAAATAGATGCTTTTACGTTTGAATGTATCTCATTTCCAGGGCATAGTGAAAATCAAATGGGTATAAAAATCAATGAAATTTTATATTGCGGTGATGCTTATTTTAGTATAGAGCAGCTTCAAAAACATAAAATCCCTTATATTGTAGATTGCCAACATACAATAAATACATTAGAGAAGTGTTTGGGAATTGATTGTTACGGGGCAGTACCTGGACACGGCGAATTTGAAACTTCTTTTCAACGGACTATTAGAGGCAATATCGTATACCACCATCAAATATTAGATTGGATGAGTGACTACTTTAAGTTGAAAGAAGCCGGTGTTAGTCATGAAGAATTAGTTAGAGATGCATGTGAGGCCTGGGAGGTTTCTTTGCCATTCGTATCATCGTGGATGCTGTATCGTACAGCGATAACAGCGTACGCAACTAAGCTAGTAAAAGACGACTTAGTAGAGTTATCAATAAAAGATTTTGCGCTATCATTTAACTGGAAAAGCTAG
- a CDS encoding TetR-like C-terminal domain-containing protein, with translation MISFQNTKINWRDFLKFDPAKSNKFKDNLTELGMEKNDLLLPEELLLHFASSAFIGVLTWWLKEEPYPSPEHMSKQILRIILKGPASAEGLKIDVQTDN, from the coding sequence ATGATTTCTTTCCAGAACACGAAAATTAATTGGAGAGACTTTCTTAAGTTTGATCCAGCTAAAAGCAACAAATTCAAAGACAATTTAACGGAGCTTGGTATGGAAAAAAATGACCTACTCCTTCCTGAAGAACTGCTTCTTCACTTTGCTAGTTCAGCTTTTATAGGTGTTCTCACTTGGTGGCTAAAAGAAGAACCTTATCCCTCACCTGAACATATGTCTAAACAAATCCTACGAATTATTCTAAAAGGGCCCGCAAGTGCTGAGGGGTTAAAAATAGATGTTCAAACCGACAACTAG
- a CDS encoding DUF421 domain-containing protein: protein MDYYHITIEIFFGFIALFLVTKMLGKSQITQITTFDFISALVLGELVGNALFDENTGLGQIIYSVAIWGLLIYTMEMITQKWKRTRAFLEGKPSIVINKGQINYNELKKNKLDINQLQHLLRTKDAFSIREVEYALLETDGTVNVLKKSKYAAPTRGDMNLSKENVVLSNTLISDGEVLWENLEEVGFDTKWLQGQIQVHGATKYSEILYAEWKEGEGLHVQKY, encoded by the coding sequence ATGGATTATTATCATATTACAATCGAGATTTTTTTTGGCTTTATTGCGTTATTTTTGGTCACAAAAATGTTAGGGAAATCACAAATCACTCAAATTACAACTTTTGATTTCATATCTGCACTTGTCCTCGGCGAATTAGTTGGAAACGCACTATTTGATGAGAATACAGGGTTAGGGCAAATTATTTATTCGGTTGCAATTTGGGGGTTATTAATTTACACGATGGAAATGATCACTCAAAAATGGAAGAGAACAAGAGCTTTTCTTGAAGGTAAGCCATCAATCGTTATTAACAAAGGACAAATTAATTACAATGAATTAAAGAAAAATAAACTTGATATTAATCAATTACAGCACCTTCTACGAACAAAGGATGCATTCTCTATTCGGGAAGTTGAATACGCATTACTAGAAACAGATGGAACTGTTAACGTGCTTAAAAAATCCAAATATGCAGCTCCCACACGTGGTGATATGAATTTATCTAAAGAAAATGTTGTACTTTCAAACACACTAATTAGTGACGGGGAAGTGCTATGGGAAAATTTAGAGGAGGTTGGCTTCGATACAAAGTGGCTTCAAGGGCAAATTCAAGTTCACGGTGCAACAAAGTATTCAGAAATACTATACGCAGAATGGAAAGAAGGAGAGGGATTACACGTTCAGAAGTATTAA
- a CDS encoding GNAT family N-acetyltransferase codes for MDKINCIELKHFSDEYLETLSSFKLPEEQVKFTALPSKVLEVTEGQHRIIIVNNNVPVGFFLLHSTERVREYSVNPKAMLLTALSVDHAHQGKGYAKHGMIVLSDFVKAEFPNCNEIVLAVNHKNVPAQQLYATVGFEDTGTRKSGPIGEQFVMKLSL; via the coding sequence ATGGATAAAATTAATTGCATTGAGTTAAAACATTTTTCTGATGAATATTTGGAAACCCTATCTTCTTTTAAACTCCCTGAAGAACAAGTGAAATTTACTGCATTACCAAGTAAGGTTTTGGAGGTGACAGAAGGACAACATCGAATTATCATTGTTAATAATAATGTACCTGTAGGTTTCTTTTTATTGCATTCAACTGAACGAGTAAGGGAGTATTCAGTTAATCCGAAAGCTATGTTGTTAACCGCATTATCTGTTGACCATGCACATCAAGGAAAAGGTTATGCCAAACATGGTATGATCGTCTTAAGCGATTTTGTTAAAGCTGAATTTCCTAATTGTAATGAAATTGTTTTAGCTGTGAATCATAAAAATGTTCCTGCACAACAGCTGTATGCAACAGTAGGGTTTGAAGACACTGGCACGCGAAAAAGCGGTCCAATTGGGGAACAGTTTGTTATGAAATTATCGCTGTGA
- a CDS encoding GNAT family N-acetyltransferase: MKVKIATTNEEYNDALLVRRQVFIEEQQVSEEEEIDNLENEATHFVLYDQNQPIGAGRFRELENTGKVERICVLSTSRKKGSGKMIMDKIEQFAIDQGIDKLKLNSQTHAEQFYKKLGYETVSEVFMDAGIPHVTMVKQLT, from the coding sequence TTGAAAGTAAAAATAGCTACTACTAACGAAGAATATAACGATGCATTATTGGTCCGCAGACAGGTCTTTATCGAAGAACAACAAGTTTCTGAAGAAGAAGAAATAGACAACTTAGAAAATGAAGCAACACATTTTGTTTTGTATGATCAAAATCAACCAATTGGTGCGGGTCGCTTTCGCGAATTAGAAAACACTGGTAAAGTAGAGCGTATTTGTGTTCTTTCAACTAGCCGTAAAAAAGGTAGTGGAAAAATGATTATGGACAAAATTGAACAATTTGCCATTGATCAAGGAATTGATAAATTAAAGTTAAATTCTCAAACCCATGCAGAACAATTTTATAAAAAACTTGGGTATGAAACAGTCTCTGAAGTTTTTATGGATGCAGGAATTCCTCACGTAACGATGGTCAAACAATTAACATAA
- a CDS encoding YjcG family protein has protein sequence MKYGIVLFPSKQLQDKANSYRKRYDPNYSLIPPHITLKASFESDDNDMKEMVEQLKDITEKVQPFNLHVYKFSSFSPVNNVIYLKVNPTPELLNLNEMLHSGLFSDEPEYAFVPHITIGQKLSNDEHSDVFGRLKMTNVNFEEKIDRFHLLYQLDNGQWTVYETFQFGKDC, from the coding sequence ATGAAATACGGAATTGTATTATTCCCTTCAAAACAACTTCAAGATAAAGCGAACTCATACCGAAAGAGATATGACCCTAATTATTCACTTATTCCGCCACATATTACGCTTAAAGCGTCATTTGAATCAGATGATAACGATATGAAAGAGATGGTTGAACAATTAAAGGATATAACTGAAAAAGTTCAGCCGTTTAATCTACACGTGTATAAATTTAGCTCGTTTTCACCTGTCAATAATGTCATTTATTTAAAAGTTAACCCTACACCTGAATTATTAAATCTAAATGAAATGCTTCATTCTGGCTTATTTTCAGACGAACCTGAATATGCATTTGTACCTCATATTACGATAGGACAAAAACTATCGAATGATGAACATTCTGATGTTTTTGGTAGATTAAAAATGACAAATGTAAATTTCGAAGAAAAAATTGACCGTTTCCATTTATTATATCAATTAGACAATGGACAATGGACTGTTTATGAAACATTTCAGTTTGGAAAGGATTGTTAA
- a CDS encoding esterase family protein, which produces MNGIKGKIKEVTLTSEALNEEVQILIYEPANFSPLYKYHVLIAQDGQDYLNLGKIARVTDHLLSIKQIDNTIIVAIPYKDVIDRKEKYHPNGQKHQQYIRFLADELTPYIDKEYPTFNMGMGRILLGDSLGGTVSLLAALTYPHTFGKIIMQSPYVNSHVIDKVKDFKHPHQLELYHVIGKQETEVKTTDGKIKDFVYPNRELHDVMKKKSYPIFYDEFDGDHTWTYWQPDLSRALKMMLSM; this is translated from the coding sequence ATGAACGGTATAAAAGGCAAAATTAAAGAAGTGACTTTAACGAGTGAAGCCCTTAATGAAGAAGTACAAATTCTCATATATGAACCTGCGAATTTTTCACCACTGTATAAGTATCACGTATTAATCGCACAGGATGGCCAAGATTACTTAAATCTAGGTAAAATTGCCAGAGTGACAGATCATCTACTCTCTATAAAACAAATAGATAACACGATTATAGTAGCTATACCTTATAAAGATGTGATCGACCGAAAAGAAAAGTATCATCCAAATGGACAAAAACATCAGCAATATATACGCTTTCTAGCAGATGAGTTAACACCATATATTGATAAAGAATATCCAACATTCAATATGGGTATGGGGCGTATACTATTAGGTGATTCATTAGGTGGAACTGTATCTTTGTTAGCTGCACTAACATATCCACATACATTTGGAAAAATCATCATGCAGTCCCCATATGTGAACAGCCATGTAATTGATAAGGTAAAAGATTTCAAACATCCTCATCAATTGGAGCTTTATCACGTAATTGGAAAACAAGAAACAGAAGTAAAGACAACCGATGGAAAAATAAAGGATTTTGTATATCCGAACAGAGAGTTACATGACGTGATGAAGAAGAAATCCTATCCGATCTTTTATGATGAATTTGATGGGGACCATACGTGGACTTATTGGCAACCTGATCTTAGTCGCGCACTTAAAATGATGCTGTCTATGTGA
- a CDS encoding HD domain-containing protein, producing MREVTLTDLFLHPIAQKYLNRSGVAHAISTSYHAFHLAIQYKVDVDLATKAALLHDIGHYEWYQDGKWDFEQYRQNDIHAIKGAERAHKLLIRLGEKPTNAKQIALAVLLHTDSYLPEGKLNTDGLQQVVKLADEADEEPNGKHHYRTIEKKLALVKIKNLDSLIDRYLQNTTNLKEAN from the coding sequence ATGAGAGAAGTGACCTTAACAGACCTTTTTTTACATCCGATTGCTCAAAAATATCTTAATCGTTCTGGAGTTGCTCATGCAATTTCCACCTCCTACCATGCCTTTCATTTAGCAATACAGTATAAAGTTGATGTAGATTTAGCTACAAAAGCAGCACTCTTACACGATATCGGCCATTATGAGTGGTATCAAGACGGCAAATGGGACTTTGAGCAATATCGCCAAAATGATATACATGCGATAAAAGGAGCTGAACGTGCACATAAACTATTAATCCGATTAGGAGAAAAACCTACGAATGCCAAGCAAATTGCATTAGCAGTGTTGCTACACACAGATTCTTACCTTCCTGAAGGCAAGCTAAATACAGATGGCTTACAACAGGTTGTAAAATTAGCTGATGAGGCTGACGAAGAACCAAATGGTAAACATCACTATCGAACAATCGAGAAAAAGCTGGCGCTAGTAAAAATCAAAAACTTAGATTCACTCATTGATCGTTATTTACAAAATACCACTAATTTAAAAGAAGCCAATTAA